ACAGCCGCTGCACTCATGCCTGCAAAACCGGTGCCCAAACCGGCACCGATACCCGCGGCAAAACAAACCAAAATGCAAATTGCTGTGCTCATTGTTTTTCCTCCGTCATGCCCAAGCGGGCGTTTTGATACATGCGTTGAAGCAACTGTTTCAGCATGTCCAATTGTTCTGGTGAAAATCCGTCAAACAATTGCTTTCCAAACCGTTCCTGCATCCTTCTTCCTTCTTTTATGATGGCGTCTGCTTTTTCTGTCAGAGACAGATGGATGGTCTTTCGATTTCCTGCATGATATGCCGTGTACAAATATCCATCTGTTTCCAATCGCTTGAGCGCGCCGGAAACATGTGATTTGGTCAGCATACGAATACGAACGATAT
The sequence above is a segment of the Butyricicoccus intestinisimiae genome. Coding sequences within it:
- a CDS encoding MarR family winged helix-turn-helix transcriptional regulator, producing the protein MVFWENQKVVLAYYAQCVKPVCEAHGLTRMEFDILLFLANNPAYDTAADIVRIRMLTKSHVSGALKRLETDGYLYTAYHAGNRKTIHLSLTEKADAIIKEGRRMQERFGKQLFDGFSPEQLDMLKQLLQRMYQNARLGMTEEKQ